The Allocoprobacillus halotolerans nucleotide sequence ATCTAAAATATATAAATTGGCTACGATTTTAATATGTATCTTTAAGATTTTAATCATAAATGAGTTTTTTACTTTCCAAAATGTAAAAAAATAGCACAAAATAATGTAAAATAGACAATTTTGGTTATTTTTGTATTTTCATATATACTCTCATTGAGGAGGAAAATATAAAAAATGTTTAACGAAATTATTTTGATAGGCAGATTAGCCGAGAATCCAAAAATCAAGGAAACGCCAACAGGTGTCAAATTAGCAACACTCATTCTTGATGTTGAACGTCCATATCGTAACAATCTGGGAATCAGAGATCATGATTATATCAGTTGTGTACTTTGGAAGGGTATCGCTCAAGAAGTCATGGATTGTTGTGAGGCTGGGAGTTTTTTAGGTATTAAAGGTCGATTGCAATCGAAGACTTTTGAATCAGCTGAGCATCTTTCAACAACAATCATGGAAGTTAAGGTTGAACATGTTGAATTTTTGGATAAGTATTTTTGAAAAAATAGTCATTTGACTATTTTTTTGTTTTCATTTAAGATAGAATTGTGTAAAATAGATAAGAATAGAAAGGGGAGATAACAATGAGTATTGATCAGTCACATATTAGAAATTTTTCTATTATCGCTCATATTGATCATGGAAAATCGACTCTTGCAGATAGAATATTACAACTGACCGGAGCAGTAAGTGACCGAGATATGAAAGACCAATTACTTGATAGTATGGATTTAGAAAGAGAAAGAGGAATTACTATTAAGTTGAATGCTGTTCAGTTAAACTATACTGCTAAAAATGGTGAAACTTATCTATTACATTTGATAGATACACCGGGTCATGTTGACTTTACATATGAAGTTTCACGTTCTTTAGCTGCCTGTGAAGGTGCTGTTTTAGTTGTTGATGCTGCTCAAGGAGTAGAAGCACAAACTTTAGCAAATGTTTTTTAGCTTTGGATAACGATTTGGAAATTTTGCCAGTTATTAATAAAATTGATTTACCAAGTGCCGATCCACAACGTGTTATTCATGAAGTGGAAGATATCATTGGTTTACCAGCGGATGAGGCACCTTTAATTTCTGCCAAAACCGGATTAAATGTAGGAGATGTTTTAGAAGATATTGTTAAAAATGTTCCTGCTCCTCGTGGAGATGTTGAACATCCTACACAAGCTTTAATTTTTGATTCGTATTATGATAGTTATCGTGGCGTGATTGTTTTTGTATGTATCAAAGAAGGACGTATTCGTGTGGGCGACCATATTCGCTTTATGGCCACAGATGCTGCCTATGAAGTTCTTGAAGTAGGAGTGAGAACTCCAAAAGAAGTAAAAAAGAAGAACTTGTAACAGGGGAAGTTGGTTGGATTGCGGCCTCAATCAAATCAATTAGTGATGTCCATGTTGGTGATACCATCACAACTTTAGAACAACCCGCACAAACACAATTACCTGGATATCGTCAATTAAATCCGATGGTTTATTGTGGTTTATATCCTGTTGATAATGCTAAATATAAAGATTTGCGAGAAGCATTAGAAAAAATGAAACTTAGTGATTCATCTCTCGTCTTTGAACCAGAAACTTCACAAGCTTTAGGCTTTGGGTTCCGTTGTGGTTTTTTAGGTCTTTTACATATGGATGTGATTGAAGAACGTCTAGAAAGAGAGTTTGATCTGGAATTAATTGCAACTGCACCATCTGTTATTTATCATTGTTATTTAACTGATGGCACAATGATTGAGATAGATAATCCATCAGCTTTACCAGGTCCTCAACGCATTGATCACATTGAAGAACCATATGTGAAAGCATCTATTATGACACCTAATGAATATGTTGGACCAATTATGGAATTATGCCAGTCAAAACGTGGTGAATATCAGGATATTGAATATATTGATGACTTACGAAGAAATGTGATTTATTTGATTCCATTAAGTGAAATTGTTTATGATTTCTTTGATAAGTTAAAATCTTGTACAAAAGGTTATGCGTCATTTGATTATGAATTAGATGGTTATCGAGAAAGTCGTTTAACACGTATGGATATTTTATTAAACGGCGATGTTGTTGATGCATTGTCTACTATTGTTCATAAAGACTTCGCATATAATCGAGGACGTATTATTTGTGAAAAATTAAAAGAAATTATTCCAAAACAAATGTTTGAAGTGCCTATTCAAGCAGCAATTCAAGGAAAAGTCATTGCCCGTACAAATATTAAAGCAATGCGTAAAAATGTTTTAGCTAAATGTTATGGTGGTGACATTTCGCGTAAGAAGAAACTCTTGGAAAAACAAAAGAAGGAAAAAAACGTATGAAAGCTGTAGGAAGTGTAGAAATACCTCAAGAAGCTTTTATGGCTATTCTATCTGTTGATGATGATTAAGAGAATTTGTGAAATTCTCTTTTTCTTATGGGTTGATTTACTTTCAAGATTGTATATAATATAATAAGTCGAGGAGGTGCATTGATATTGAATTTATTTAAAAAAATCCTATCAGATTTGAAGGTCAAAAAGAAATTGAAACTCAAATCAAAAATCAAACTGATAATGTCATCTCAAGAAGATTTAAAATATTAATGGGTGCTATCGGTGTGATTGGTATCATTTTGTTGATTCGTTTGTTTATAACACAGATTTCTCAACAAGAATATTATGTCACAAAATTAGCACAGTATAATACAAGTCTTTTTACGGCAGATACATTTCGTGGAAATATTTATGATCGTAATTATAAAAGATTGTCATATAATAAAAATATAAATTGTGCGACTTATTATGCTGTACAAAATATTACTGAAGATGATATCAAAATGATTGCTAATTTTTTAGTTAAAAATGTTAATGTTGATATTGAAAAAGTGACAGAAAGAGATAAAAAAGATTATTTAATCATGAAAAATAAAAAACTTGTTAATAGTTTAATTAGCGAGGAAGAAAAATCTACATATAGTAGTGATGAACAATATCAATTACAGTTAAAACGTATAACAAGTGAAATGCTTAAAGAAAATTTATCTGATGATGATATTAGATATTATATGCTTTATGCGAAAATTCAAAATTGTACAAGTGGTTCTGTTGTGTTATTAGAAGGTTTAACAATCAAAGAAGCCAGTTTGATTGGTGAAAATTCGGATATTTTACGTGGTGTGAAAGTGACTAATGACTGGTCTCGAGAAACAACATATGGGACTGATTTTAAATCTGTGTTAGGTAAAGTGACAACGAAGAAGGAAGGATTACCTGCCAGTACAAAAGATATTCTTTTATCAAAAGATTACAACAATGATTCACGTGTTGGAATCAGTGGGTTAGAAAAACAATATGAGGATATTTTAGCAGGAACACCAGCCACTTATTCATTAAGTTATGATGAAGAAGGCAATCCTGTTGTTGATACAGTAACAAGTGGTACAAAAGGCGATAATATTCGTTTAACAATTGATTGGGACTTGCAATCAGGTATTACAGAACAGATTATCAATACAATGAAATCACATAGTTCCTCTATTTATCGTTATGCTAATAACATATATCTTGTTTTGATTGATCCTAATACCGGGGCTATTTATGCGATGGCAGGAGCTCAAAGAGATAGTAAAGGAGAAATATATGAATTAGCTGGTGGAGCTGTGCAAAACGCCTTTGAAATTGGTTCGGCTTTTAAAGGTGGAACGATTTATGCCGGTATTAAGCATGGAGTTATTAATCAATATACTGAATTTAATGACACAAGTGCAGGTTTTAAAATTGCTGGAACAGCACCAAAGTATTCTTGGAACAGAGGTGGATTAGGACGTTTAAATGCCGCTGAAGCATTATCACAATCATCTAACATCTATATGTTCTATACAGCCACATTGCTTGGTGGAGGGACTTATGAATACAATCAGCCTTTATCTATTAAGGATTCTGCCTTTGACCAAATGCGTTTGGATGTGGGTGAATTGGGTCTAGGTGTGAAAACAGGTATAGATTTACCTAGTGAAGCCTTGGGTTATCGTGGTAAAGTGACTCAGCGTCAACCAGGTAACTTTTTAGACTTTTCGATTGGACAATATGATACTTATACGCCTATTCAGATGGCTCAATATGTTTCATCTTTAGCCAATGGTGGTAAAAGAATTCAACCTCATTTATTTATGGAATCTTTTACAGAAGATGAGGATGGTACAAAGATTTCATTATTACAACATCAAATCAAAGTGCTTGATGATGTTTCAAGCTATAAGTTGGCTTTTCAGACAATCCAAACAGGGTTTAGAATGGGGTGTGTTTCTGGACTGGCGAAGAGAGTCAATGGTGACTATGAGGCTGCTGGAAAAACGGGTACAGCTCAACGTAATTTAGAGGGAACAAGTGATGTTTGGGCAAACCGTGCTTTTATTGGATATGCGCCTTATGATGATCCAGAGATTGCGGTAGCCTGCATTGCTGAAGCATTACCTGATGCAGCTGGAAATACATGTCAAACGCTGTCTAAATATGCATTTGAAAAGTATTTTGAAAAATATGGATAAAAAGTGAAAAATTTATGGTAATTTTGAATTGTTTATGCTATTATATTATGGCAAAGTCGTGATGGAGGTGTAAAAATGAGAGAAAACATCATTTTAAAATGTACTGAATGTGGTGAAGAAAACTACATTAATACAAAAAATAAAAGAAATCATCCAGAAAGAATGGAAGTCAAAAAGTACTGTCCTAGATGTAATAAAAAAACTACTCATAAAGAAAAGAAATAAGCCTTTTGGCTTTTTTCTTTATACGAAAGGAAATGAATATGATAAA carries:
- a CDS encoding single-stranded DNA-binding protein — protein: MFNEIILIGRLAENPKIKETPTGVKLATLILDVERPYRNNLGIRDHDYISCVLWKGIAQEVMDCCEAGSFLGIKGRLQSKTFESAEHLSTTIMEVKVEHVEFLDKYF
- a CDS encoding peptidoglycan D,D-transpeptidase FtsI family protein yields the protein MIGIILLIRLFITQISQQEYYVTKLAQYNTSLFTADTFRGNIYDRNYKRLSYNKNINCATYYAVQNITEDDIKMIANFLVKNVNVDIEKVTERDKKDYLIMKNKKLVNSLISEEEKSTYSSDEQYQLQLKRITSEMLKENLSDDDIRYYMLYAKIQNCTSGSVVLLEGLTIKEASLIGENSDILRGVKVTNDWSRETTYGTDFKSVLGKVTTKKEGLPASTKDILLSKDYNNDSRVGISGLEKQYEDILAGTPATYSLSYDEEGNPVVDTVTSGTKGDNIRLTIDWDLQSGITEQIINTMKSHSSSIYRYANNIYLVLIDPNTGAIYAMAGAQRDSKGEIYELAGGAVQNAFEIGSAFKGGTIYAGIKHGVINQYTEFNDTSAGFKIAGTAPKYSWNRGGLGRLNAAEALSQSSNIYMFYTATLLGGGTYEYNQPLSIKDSAFDQMRLDVGELGLGVKTGIDLPSEALGYRGKVTQRQPGNFLDFSIGQYDTYTPIQMAQYVSSLANGGKRIQPHLFMESFTEDEDGTKISLLQHQIKVLDDVSSYKLAFQTIQTGFRMGCVSGLAKRVNGDYEAAGKTGTAQRNLEGTSDVWANRAFIGYAPYDDPEIAVACIAEALPDAAGNTCQTLSKYAFEKYFEKYG
- the rpmG gene encoding 50S ribosomal protein L33; this translates as MRENIILKCTECGEENYINTKNKRNHPERMEVKKYCPRCNKKTTHKEKK